GTGTTTCTACCTATGGCTATACTATCTGTTGTATTAGCATTTGCCTTTTCTCCTATTGCTATCGCATTCTTTGAATTAGCTTGTGAGCTTGTTCCTATAGCTATTGCATTTGAAGGATCAGTACCATTAGTATTTTTGGGCGATCCTACATAAGCCCCTTTCCCTATAGATATACCACTAGTTGCTTTAGAGGTTGCCTCTGATCCTATTGCTATTGATTCTTGCTTTTCAGCTTCTGCCTTATATCCTATAGCTATTGATTTATCTCCAGTGTCTTTTGCTTCACTTCCTATTTTTACTTTATTATTATCTACACTTATATTTGTATTTGTATTTGTGTGTGTAACCACAGAAGTAAATAAAAGAATAGTAATTAAATTATTTCTTTTCATTTTAACTCATATAATACATTTTACTATATTATATACATTACCCTCCTCATATATTTTATAATTTTTTGTAAAATTATACTTCAGTATTATATCAAAATAAATATTATTTTGTAAATATATAAACAAATTTATTTTATTCAGTGTAAATTTTTATTTGATTTTACTCTCATAAGGATTTAAAATTATTTCTTTTCCATCTAAAGTTATTTTTTGTTCAACATTTGATAGATTATGCATAAGTATTTTTTCACTTCTATTATATTTCATCTTATACACAAATACCTTATTATTCCCTGTTTCTACTGCCTCAAATTTTCCATATTTTAACTCATCATTTTCTTTTCTAATTTTTATCCACAGCTTATAATGATTTAAAAGTGAATTAGAATCCATTTTCTGACTATAATAATCCTTTGTTTCTATATTAAGTTCTACAGGTTCCCATCTTGTTTGAAATTCATCATTCCATATATATGGTTCTCTTATTAACTCATCTGGTTTTTTACCTTTCATTCCTAATTCTTCACCATAATATATATACGGATTACCAGGTAGGGTAAGTAGTATACTTGCAGCAACTTTTTGTCTTTCAAGATCAGATAACTTTTCTGAAAGTCTACTTTGATCATGATTAGTTAAAAATGTAGCATCTATATATTCTTTATTACTTTTTTCATATAAATTATACACCCTTGTTAATTTTGAACTAAGTTCTTTAGAACTTTCTCTAATTAAAGCATTAATTATACCTTTTTCTGAAAATTCAAAATTAAAATTAGAATCAAATACAGTAAAGTATTTAGAAACTATCTCAGGTGCAGTCCATACTTCTCCTACTATATACACATCTTTTTTAATTTTAACTAATTCATCCCTAAATTCAGACCACCATTTAATGTTCTCCTCAAATAAATTAACATCCTTTGAATATTCTCCTTTACCATAAGCATGTGGTGCCGCATCTATTCTATATCCATCTATTCCTACCTCATTTATCCAATATTTAGATATCTTATGTATTTCTTTTCTAACTTCCTTTTCTCTTAAATTTAGATCTGGCATTCCACTCCAAAAAATCCCAAAATATTTCTCTTCATCATTTAAATTATGCCATGCTCTCCCTCCAAGTGGAGCTGATTTAAAATCAATTTTTTCATTATTATTCTTTTCTATTCTATAGAACTTCCTATATTTACTATTCTTATCTACAAGTACATCCTTAAACCAAGGGTGTTCACTGCTAGTATGATTTATTGGTAGATCTATAATTACCTTTATACCTAACTGATGACTAGCCTTAACAAATTTTTTAAAATCTTCTATATCACCATATTCAGCATCTATTAGTAATCAATAACATCATATTTATGATAACTAGGAGAAGAAAAAATCGGAGTTAACCATATACCTTCTATTCCTAAATCTTTAAGTTCAGGGAGTTTTGCTCTTATACCATTTAAATCTCCTATACCATCTCCATTAGAATCAGCAAAAGATCTAACAAATATTTCATAATATATGGCAGTTTTAGCAATCTTATCCTCATGTGTATTCTCATATTTCTTTGATTTAACACAACTAAATATTAATGTAAATACAGCTATTAATGTTAAAATACTTTTTTTAATATATTCATACCTTTCTAGTTTATTTAAAAATAGAGGCAGTACATAATACTACCTCTAACCTATTTTTGACTTAATATTAATGGTTTTCCATCTACTATTGCAACAGAGTGCTCAAAATGAGCTGATCTTTTTTTATCTTGAGTAACAACTGTCCACATATCTTTTAAAATTTTAACTTTAAATGTCCCTATATTTACCATAGGTTCTATAGCTATTACTAAACCATTTTCTATTTTTAATCCTGTATTTGCTTTACCATAATTTAATACATAGGGATCTTCATGCATAGCAAATCCTACACCATGCCCTGAAAAATCTCTTACAACTGAAAATCCAAATTTTTCTACATATTGTTGTATAGCAAATCCTATATCTCCTATCCTATTTCCTGCCCTTGCTTGTTCTATTCCTATTTCTCTAGCTTTTTCTGTAACTTCTATAAGTTTTCTTGATTTATCATCAATATTTCCAACAGCAAATGTTTTAGCAGCATCTCCAAAATATCCATCAAGTATAGTAACTGTATCTAAAGAAAGTATATCTCCTTCTTTTAATATCTCAGTCTTACTTGGTATTCCATGAACAACTTTTTCATTTATTGAAATACAAGTACTTGCTGGATAGGTTGGATATGGCCAACCTATATCATAACCTTTAGTTCCAGGAATTGCACCTTGGCTCATTATGTAGTCTTCACATATTGCATCTATCTCCCAAGTTGATATTCCAGGTTTGATATATTTAGGAATAATATCTTCATAAAGTCTAGCAATTATTTCATTAGCTTTCTTTATCTTCTTTATATCCTCTAAAGTTTTTAATTTTACCATTTTTACCCTTTCTGGTTATTATATATTGCAATTATTAGATAAAATATCTATTATTTCTTCTGTAATATATTTACTTTCTCTTTCTCCTTGAACCTCAGATACCTTACCTTGATTTTTATAATACTCTAAAACTGGAGCAGTTTGATTTCTATAATTTTCTAATCTTTTCTTAACAACTTCTGCACTATCATCTGCTCTTTGTTCTAAATCTTCTGGATTTTCATCTACAGGTGGATTATATATTATATGATATATTTTACCAGTTTTTTAGAAACTCTTCTTCCTGTAATTCTTTTTAATATTTCATCATCTTCTACAACTAAAGCTATTACTTTTTCTATTGATTTTTCTTGTTTTTCCAATATTTTATCTAAAGCTTTAGCTTGCTCTACTGTTCTTGGATAACCATCTAAGATAAATCCTTTTTCAGTATCAGTCTCTTTTAATCTTTCCTCTACTAATCCATTAACTATGTCATCTCCGACTAAGTTTCCTGTATCCATTATTTTTTAGCTTCAAGACCAAGAGGAGTTTGATTAGCTATAGCTGCTCTTAATATATCTCCTGTTGATATTTGAGGTATTTCAAATTTCTTTATTAATTCTTTAGCCTGAGTGCCCTTACCAGCGCCTGGTGGTCCAAATAAGACTATATTCATATTTATCATCTCCTTAATTTTTCTAACATAAGAATAGCATTTAAAAATTGAGATTGTCAATTAAGAATAAATGTTAAATATTACTTAATTCTCATTTAAAATATCTGCAATAATATCGACAGATTTTTTAGCTTCAGGTATAGGGAAAAGTGGATAATCATGATTTAAATTTTCTCCTACAATTAAATTAAATTTAACTTTTTCTTTTCTTAGTTTATCTACAAGTAACATAATATCAGGATAAAGTATATCTCTAGTTCCTGTAATTATTGTTAAATTCTTTAAAGCACTCACATCGCCAAAAATTGGACTTAATCTTGAATCCTTTAAATCTTGCCCATCTGACCAAAATTTAGCTGCAGCCATAAGTTTTGAGCTTTGTAGCCAAGGATCAACTTTCTCATAAAGTAAAATATCTGGATTTTCCATAGTTAAATCTACCCAAGGTGAAATTGCTATTATTTTTTTAGGGGCTTTTATACTAAGTTTTTTTAATTCTTCTGTTAGACCTAAAGCAAAACCTCCACCTGCACTATCTCCCATTAAAACTACATCCTTATCCTTTGATATTTCTTTATAAAGAGAAATTACTTTTTCATATGCATCCTTAAAATTATACTTAGGAGCTCTTGGATAGATTGGTAATATTACTCTTATATCAGACTTTTTTATTAAATTATATAAGAATGTAAAGTGATTAGGATCAGGTTCATGAATGTATGAACCTCCATGAAGATAAATTACAACATCTCCTTTACCATTCTCATTTAAATGTAAAACTTGCATGCCCATGTATTCTTTAATTAATATATTTTCATAATATCCATTAGGAAGCATATACAATTCTTCTTTCATACACTTTCTTTCCCTTAACTATGCTTCCATTTTTTCCTGTGTAACTTTCTCATAATTAGTTACTTTTAAATAAATTTCTGCTACAGTTGCTAACACACTTCTTTTGTAATAAAATCTTGATGATAAAAAGATAGTCAATATTAAAAATATTGCTATCATAATTATCAATTTAAACATTTGTTTCATATTACTCCTTTTAAAATAACCACACGATTATCAATATTTTTCTCTAATATTTAATACACTTTTAAGATTTTTAGCTTTATATATATAACTATTTTAAAAATAAATTTTTTAAATTATCTCCAATAAATATCAAATTCTTCTTAATACTATATGACTTATACAAAAAATTAGATATTAATAAAATGCTTTTTTTACTTTTATTTTTTTCATTACACCTCCAAAAAAACATATAAAATAGAATTTATTTTAACAAAAAATAATTCACCTAAAGTAACATACTATTTCCAGTTAACTATATATTTTTACTTATATGATAAAGATATTCTATTTTTATTATACATTAAAATTAAAAAAGTTAGAATATATTTATAAAATATTTTCCAACTTTAAATTTTCAAATAACTCTATTTTACTTCCATCTTCACTCTTCTATTTAAATGTTTTACTTGTTTTTTTGTATCAACT
The genomic region above belongs to Streptobacillus moniliformis DSM 12112 and contains:
- a CDS encoding alpha-amylase family glycosyl hydrolase; this encodes MDAEYGDIEDFKKFVKASHQLGIKVIIDLPINHTSSEHPWFKDVLVDKNSKYRKFYRIEKNNNEKIDFKSAPLGGRAWHNLNDEEKYFGIFWSGMPDLNLREKEVRKEIHKISKYWINEVGIDGYRIDAAPHAYGKGEYSKDVNLFEENIKWWSEFRDELVKIKKDVYIVGEVWTAPEIVSKYFTVFDSNFNFEFSEKGIINALIRESSKELSSKLTRVYNLYEKSNKEYIDATFLTNHDQSRLSEKLSDLERQKVAASILLTLPGNPYIYYGEELGMKGKKPDELIREPYIWNDEFQTRWEPVELNIETKDYYSQKMDSNSLLNHYKLWIKIRKENDELKYGKFEAVETGNNKVFVYKMKYNRSEKILMHNLSNVEQKITLDGKEIILNPYESKIK
- a CDS encoding alpha-amylase family glycosyl hydrolase, whose protein sequence is MPLFLNKLERYEYIKKSILTLIAVFTLIFSCVKSKKYENTHEDKIAKTAIYYEIFVRSFADSNGDGIGDLNGIRAKLPELKDLGIEGIWLTPIFSSPSYHKYDVIDY
- the map gene encoding type I methionyl aminopeptidase, which produces MVKLKTLEDIKKIKKANEIIARLYEDIIPKYIKPGISTWEIDAICEDYIMSQGAIPGTKGYDIGWPYPTYPASTCISINEKVVHGIPSKTEILKEGDILSLDTVTILDGYFGDAAKTFAVGNIDDKSRKLIEVTEKAREIGIEQARAGNRIGDIGFAIQQYVEKFGFSVVRDFSGHGVGFAMHEDPYVLNYGKANTGLKIENGLVIAIEPMVNIGTFKVKILKDMWTVVTQDKKRSAHFEHSVAIVDGKPLILSQK
- a CDS encoding alpha/beta hydrolase fold domain-containing protein; this translates as MKEELYMLPNGYYENILIKEYMGMQVLHLNENGKGDVVIYLHGGSYIHEPDPNHFTFLYNLIKKSDIRVILPIYPRAPKYNFKDAYEKVISLYKEISKDKDVVLMGDSAGGGFALGLTEELKKLSIKAPKKIIAISPWVDLTMENPDILLYEKVDPWLQSSKLMAAAKFWSDGQDLKDSRLSPIFGDVSALKNLTIITGTRDILYPDIMLLVDKLRKEKVKFNLIVGENLNHDYPLFPIPEAKKSVDIIADILNEN